The Pseudomonas sp. FP2309 genome has a window encoding:
- a CDS encoding biliverdin-producing heme oxygenase, whose translation MTASPTAERQSLRSQRLNQITHEPHTKLDALVKAHAPFETQANFARFVVAQYLFQSELVALYNDAELIKIVPDLAARCRAEAAKLDLADLDTDVPAPVAGAVNNPSQAEALGWLFVSEGSKLGAAFLIKRAVGLGLSETFGARHLGEPVGGRAEGWKSFTRTLDALQLSAEEETAMDKGAVDAFVRFTVLLEQAYATTPELA comes from the coding sequence ATGACCGCTTCTCCTACTGCAGAACGCCAAAGCCTGCGCTCCCAGCGCCTGAACCAGATCACCCACGAGCCACACACCAAACTGGATGCACTGGTCAAAGCCCACGCGCCGTTCGAAACCCAGGCCAACTTTGCCCGTTTCGTGGTGGCGCAGTACCTGTTCCAGTCGGAGCTGGTGGCCCTGTACAACGATGCCGAACTGATCAAGATCGTCCCTGACCTGGCCGCGCGCTGCCGCGCCGAAGCCGCCAAACTCGACCTTGCCGACCTGGACACCGACGTGCCCGCACCAGTGGCCGGCGCGGTGAACAACCCGAGCCAGGCCGAAGCCTTGGGTTGGCTGTTTGTGTCCGAAGGCTCAAAACTGGGCGCTGCGTTCCTGATCAAGCGCGCCGTGGGCCTGGGCCTGAGCGAAACCTTCGGTGCCCGCCATCTGGGTGAGCCGGTCGGTGGTCGTGCCGAAGGCTGGAAAAGCTTCACGCGCACCCTTGACGCGCTGCAACTGAGCGCCGAAGAAGAAACCGCGATGGACAAAGGCGCGGTCGACGCGTTTGTGCGCTTCACCGTCTTGCTGGAACAGGCGTACGCTACGACCCCCGAACTGGCCTGA
- a CDS encoding YbaN family protein, with product MTGKTQSTSKIAQVLFGLLAYVSLGIGLVAIVIPGLPTTEFILLAAWAATKSSPRLSAWLENHHLFGPILSNWRNGKIIARRAKVSATVSMLLCATLMLVMLDHGWPIYLAIAGMSLGNLWIWSRPEQLAKPA from the coding sequence ATGACCGGCAAAACCCAATCCACCTCAAAAATCGCACAGGTCCTCTTCGGCCTGCTGGCCTATGTCAGCCTGGGCATCGGGCTGGTGGCGATCGTGATTCCGGGTTTGCCTACCACCGAATTCATCCTGCTGGCCGCCTGGGCCGCCACCAAAAGTTCGCCACGCCTCAGCGCCTGGCTGGAAAACCACCACCTGTTCGGCCCTATCCTGTCCAACTGGCGTAACGGCAAAATCATCGCGCGCCGGGCCAAAGTCAGCGCCACCGTGAGCATGCTGCTGTGCGCGACGCTGATGCTGGTGATGCTCGACCATGGCTGGCCGATTTACCTGGCCATTGCCGGAATGAGCCTGGGCAACCTGTGGATCTGGTCACGCCCCGAACAGCTCGCAAAGCCCGCGTAA
- a CDS encoding methyl-accepting chemotaxis protein, which produces MSATAHDVANSASHAASAARGADQSAREGMSIIEQSTRDITTLAEEVRKAVGEVEALAVNSEQIGSVLEVIRSIAEQTNLLALNAAIEAARAGESGRGFAVVADEVRNLAKRTQDSVEEIRQVIERIQSGTRGVVATMHSSQNQAQNNAGQIHQAVQALGKISDAVTVISDMNLQIASAAEQQSAVAEEVNRNVSAIRTVTETLTGQATESAAISSQLNALASQQMKLMDQFKV; this is translated from the coding sequence ATGAGCGCCACCGCCCACGACGTGGCCAACAGCGCGTCCCATGCCGCCAGCGCGGCGCGGGGGGCTGACCAGTCGGCGCGTGAGGGCATGTCGATCATCGAACAAAGTACCCGCGACATCACCACCCTGGCCGAAGAAGTCAGGAAGGCCGTGGGCGAAGTCGAGGCGCTGGCGGTCAACAGCGAGCAGATCGGCTCCGTGCTCGAAGTGATTCGCAGCATTGCCGAACAAACCAACCTGCTGGCGCTCAACGCCGCGATTGAAGCGGCACGCGCCGGGGAAAGCGGGCGTGGGTTCGCGGTGGTGGCTGACGAAGTGCGCAACCTGGCCAAGCGCACCCAGGATTCGGTGGAAGAAATCCGCCAGGTGATCGAGCGGATCCAGAGCGGTACCCGTGGCGTGGTGGCGACCATGCACTCGAGCCAAAACCAGGCCCAGAACAATGCCGGGCAGATCCATCAGGCGGTGCAGGCCCTGGGCAAGATCAGCGACGCCGTCACCGTGATCAGCGACATGAACCTGCAAATCGCCAGCGCCGCCGAACAGCAGAGCGCCGTGGCCGAAGAGGTCAACCGCAACGTGTCGGCGATTCGCACCGTGACCGAAACCCTCACCGGCCAGGCCACCGAATCGGCGGCCATCAGCAGCCAACTCAATGCGCTGGCCAGCCAGCAGATGAAACTCATGGATCAGTTCAAGGTTTAA
- a CDS encoding NAD(P)H nitroreductase — protein sequence MQALDALLNRVSVPRLLEPAPTQAQRDVLFAAAMRAPDHGQLRPWRFLTVEGAAREHMGTLLAEAARLQDPDAPQAAIDKAQNGPLRAPLVVVVIARLQEHFKVPKSEQLLAAACAAHGILLAAYAQGIGAVWRTGELSYSAHVAKGLGLTADEQVIGFLYLGTPQNPPRTAAKEDLTQFVSAWTGL from the coding sequence ATGCAGGCTCTCGACGCTTTGCTCAACCGTGTTTCCGTGCCGCGTTTGCTGGAGCCGGCACCGACCCAGGCGCAGCGCGACGTCCTGTTCGCCGCCGCCATGCGCGCCCCCGACCACGGTCAACTGCGTCCGTGGCGTTTCCTCACGGTAGAAGGTGCGGCCCGTGAACACATGGGCACGCTGCTGGCCGAGGCTGCGCGCCTGCAAGACCCCGATGCGCCGCAAGCCGCTATCGACAAGGCCCAGAACGGCCCGTTGCGCGCGCCGTTGGTGGTGGTGGTGATTGCCCGCCTGCAGGAACACTTCAAGGTGCCCAAATCCGAGCAACTGCTGGCGGCGGCCTGTGCGGCACACGGCATTCTGCTGGCCGCTTATGCCCAAGGGATCGGCGCGGTGTGGCGCACCGGTGAGTTGTCGTACTCTGCCCACGTCGCCAAGGGCCTGGGGCTGACGGCGGATGAGCAAGTGATTGGCTTCCTCTACCTGGGTACCCCGCAGAACCCGCCGCGTACGGCCGCCAAAGAAGACCTGACGCAGTTTGTCAGCGCCTGGACCGGCCTTTAA
- a CDS encoding di-heme oxidoredictase family protein, whose protein sequence is MVRSLVRLSVACMALGLVACDDAPRFTKAEPGEARAGGAATVNKRDQNAFSLPSANLSPTRRLDFSVGNSFFRSPWVIAPSTTTARDGLGPLFNTNACQNCHIKDGRGHPPLPDAANAVSMLVRLSIPDTPAYARLIEQAGVVPEPVYGGQLQDMAVPGVAPEGKVRVDYTPVNVTFKDGTVVELRKPDLQITQLGYGPMHPDTRFSARIAPPMIGLGLLEAISDADILRNTDAGTADKGAIVGRANRVWDDAEQRTVLGRFGWKAGQPNLNQQNVHAFSGDMGLSTSLRPFDDCTDTQVACKQAPNGNGPDGEPEVSDNILRLVLFYTRNLAVPVRRDVDSPQVLAGKNLFYQAGCQGCHKPTFTTAANAAEPELASQVIRPYSDLLLHDMGPGLADNRTEFKASGRDWRTAPLWGIGLTQTVGGHTQFLHDGRARNLLEAVLWHGGEAQAAQQHVLSFNAEQRAALLAFLNSL, encoded by the coding sequence ATGGTTCGTTCGCTTGTTCGTTTGTCCGTTGCATGCATGGCCTTGGGCCTGGTGGCATGCGATGACGCCCCACGCTTTACCAAGGCCGAGCCTGGCGAGGCGCGGGCGGGAGGCGCGGCGACGGTGAACAAGCGTGACCAGAACGCGTTTTCGCTGCCATCGGCCAACCTGTCACCGACGCGCCGCCTGGACTTCAGCGTCGGCAACAGTTTCTTTCGCAGCCCCTGGGTGATCGCGCCGTCCACCACCACGGCCCGTGACGGCCTGGGCCCGCTGTTCAACACCAACGCCTGCCAGAACTGCCATATCAAGGACGGCCGCGGCCACCCGCCGCTGCCCGACGCGGCCAACGCGGTGTCGATGCTGGTGCGTCTGTCGATCCCTGACACCCCCGCCTACGCCAGGCTCATCGAACAGGCGGGCGTCGTGCCGGAGCCGGTGTACGGCGGGCAACTGCAGGACATGGCCGTGCCCGGCGTGGCGCCGGAGGGCAAGGTGCGCGTCGACTACACGCCGGTCAATGTCACCTTCAAGGACGGCACGGTGGTGGAGTTGCGCAAGCCGGACCTGCAGATCACCCAGCTCGGCTATGGGCCGATGCACCCCGACACGCGCTTCTCGGCGCGCATCGCGCCGCCGATGATCGGCCTGGGTCTGCTCGAGGCCATCAGCGACGCCGACATCCTGCGCAACACCGACGCGGGCACGGCCGACAAAGGCGCCATCGTCGGCCGTGCGAACCGGGTGTGGGACGACGCCGAACAAAGGACCGTCCTCGGGCGTTTCGGCTGGAAAGCCGGGCAACCGAATCTCAATCAACAAAATGTTCACGCATTTTCAGGTGATATGGGCCTCTCCACGTCCCTGAGACCCTTCGATGACTGCACCGACACCCAGGTGGCCTGCAAACAGGCGCCCAACGGCAACGGCCCCGATGGCGAGCCGGAAGTCAGCGATAACATCCTGCGTCTGGTGCTGTTCTACACCCGCAACCTTGCAGTGCCCGTGCGCCGTGACGTCGACAGCCCCCAGGTGCTGGCCGGCAAGAACCTGTTCTATCAGGCCGGTTGCCAGGGTTGCCATAAACCGACATTCACCACCGCCGCCAACGCGGCCGAACCCGAACTGGCCAGCCAGGTGATCCGGCCCTACAGCGACCTGCTGCTGCACGACATGGGCCCAGGCCTTGCCGACAACCGCACCGAATTCAAGGCCAGTGGCCGCGACTGGCGCACTGCGCCGTTGTGGGGCATCGGCTTGACGCAAACCGTGGGTGGTCACACCCAGTTTTTGCATGACGGCCGCGCCCGCAATCTGCTTGAGGCCGTGCTCTGGCATGGCGGTGAGGCACAAGCCGCGCAGCAGCATGTGTTGTCCTTTAATGCCGAGCAGCGCGCTGCGTTGCTGGCCTTCCTGAATTCTTTATAA
- a CDS encoding imelysin family protein, whose amino-acid sequence MFRPKLLFTSLAALALGACSPQDPQAVTSAAIAKQVILPTYSRWVEADRQLAVSALAYCQGKESLDTARADFLHAQKAWAELQPLLIGPLAEGNRSWQVQFWPDKKNLVGRQVEQLVEAQPQIDGAALAKSSVVVQGLSAYEYILYDAKTDLADDTQKARYCPLLVAIGDRQKALAEDILASWNSTDGMLAQMTKFPNQRYADSHEAIADLLRVQVTALDTLKKKLGTPMGRQTKGIPQPFQADAWRSQSSLQSLEASLAAAQTVWVGVDNKGLRGLLPSDQKPLAEKIDAAYAASLKLFASNQRTLNELLSDDAGRQQLNDIYDSLNVVHRLHEGDLAKALGIQLGFNANDGD is encoded by the coding sequence ATGTTCCGTCCCAAGTTGTTGTTCACCAGCCTGGCCGCCCTCGCCCTTGGTGCCTGCTCGCCCCAGGACCCGCAAGCGGTCACCTCGGCGGCGATCGCCAAACAAGTGATCCTGCCGACCTACAGCCGCTGGGTCGAAGCCGACCGTCAGTTGGCCGTCAGTGCCCTGGCCTACTGCCAAGGCAAGGAAAGCCTGGACACCGCCCGTGCCGACTTCCTCCACGCGCAAAAAGCCTGGGCCGAACTGCAACCGCTGCTGATCGGCCCATTGGCCGAAGGCAACCGTTCGTGGCAAGTGCAGTTCTGGCCGGACAAGAAAAACCTGGTCGGTCGTCAGGTCGAGCAACTGGTCGAAGCCCAGCCACAGATCGACGGCGCCGCCCTGGCCAAGTCCAGCGTGGTGGTGCAAGGCCTGTCGGCCTACGAATACATCCTCTACGACGCCAAGACCGACCTCGCTGATGACACGCAGAAAGCCCGTTACTGCCCGCTGCTGGTGGCGATCGGCGACCGTCAGAAAGCCTTGGCCGAGGATATCCTGGCCAGTTGGAACAGCACCGACGGCATGCTGGCGCAGATGACCAAGTTTCCCAACCAGCGCTACGCCGATTCCCACGAAGCCATTGCCGACCTGCTGCGTGTGCAAGTGACCGCACTGGACACCCTCAAGAAAAAACTCGGCACGCCGATGGGCCGCCAGACCAAAGGTATCCCGCAGCCATTCCAGGCCGACGCATGGCGCAGTCAATCATCCCTGCAAAGCCTGGAAGCCAGCCTCGCAGCTGCCCAGACTGTGTGGGTCGGTGTCGATAACAAGGGCTTGCGTGGCCTGTTGCCTTCAGACCAGAAGCCGTTGGCCGAGAAGATTGACGCGGCGTACGCAGCGTCTCTGAAGCTGTTCGCCAGCAACCAGCGCACCCTCAACGAACTGCTGAGCGATGACGCCGGACGCCAGCAACTCAACGACATTTATGACAGCCTCAACGTCGTCCACCGCCTGCACGAGGGCGACCTGGCCAAGGCGCTGGGCATCCAACTGGGCTTTAACGCCAACGACGGTGACTGA
- a CDS encoding DUF1513 domain-containing protein yields MLRRQVLAVGSVLLSALTLGGWTLFKSKDKGPLLLSARDDAEGGHYAVGYRLDGKQVFATRVGQRCHDIINHPTLPIALFVARRPGTESYLIDLRDGALLQTLTSLPNRHFYGHAVIHKSGDFLYATENDTSDPGRGLLGVYRFEGERLVHSGELSTHGIGPHQVSWMPDGETLIVANGGIRTEAESRVEMNLNAMEPSLVLMRRDGTLISKETLAQQMNSVRHMGIASDGTIVTGQQFMGPSHERSELLAIKRPGQPFVAFPVADAQLQAMGHYTASVAVHSELRLVALTAPRGNRFFIWDMDSGELRLDGPLPDCAGVGAVADGFVVTSGQGRCRFYDCRQTPLAATPLELPAGLWDNHLHLI; encoded by the coding sequence ATGCTCAGGCGACAGGTTTTGGCGGTTGGCAGCGTGCTGCTCAGTGCGCTCACTCTGGGTGGCTGGACCCTGTTCAAAAGCAAAGACAAGGGCCCGCTGCTGCTGTCGGCGCGCGATGATGCAGAAGGCGGGCACTACGCCGTGGGTTATCGCCTGGACGGCAAGCAAGTGTTTGCCACCCGGGTCGGCCAACGCTGCCATGACATCATCAACCACCCGACGCTGCCGATTGCGCTGTTTGTCGCCCGTCGGCCGGGCACCGAGAGCTACCTGATCGACCTGCGTGATGGCGCCTTGCTGCAAACCCTCACGTCGCTGCCCAACCGCCATTTCTACGGCCATGCGGTGATTCACAAGAGCGGCGACTTTCTCTACGCCACCGAGAACGACACATCCGACCCCGGCCGTGGCCTGCTCGGCGTGTATAGGTTCGAAGGCGAGCGCCTGGTGCACAGTGGTGAGCTTTCCACCCATGGCATCGGCCCGCACCAAGTGTCGTGGATGCCCGACGGCGAAACGTTGATCGTGGCCAATGGCGGTATCCGCACCGAAGCCGAAAGTCGCGTGGAAATGAACCTCAACGCCATGGAACCCAGCCTGGTGCTGATGCGCCGCGACGGCACCTTGATCAGCAAGGAAACCCTGGCCCAACAGATGAACAGCGTGCGCCATATGGGCATTGCCAGCGACGGCACCATCGTCACCGGACAGCAATTCATGGGGCCGTCCCACGAGCGTTCCGAGTTGCTGGCGATCAAGCGGCCGGGACAGCCATTCGTGGCCTTTCCGGTGGCGGACGCGCAGTTGCAGGCGATGGGGCACTACACCGCCAGCGTCGCCGTGCACAGCGAGTTACGCCTGGTGGCGCTGACCGCACCGCGCGGCAATCGCTTCTTCATCTGGGATATGGACAGCGGCGAGCTGCGTCTGGACGGGCCCTTGCCGGACTGCGCCGGCGTCGGCGCGGTGGCGGATGGGTTTGTGGTGACATCGGGCCAAGGCCGTTGCCGTTTCTATGATTGCCGCCAGACGCCGTTGGCAGCCACGCCGCTGGAGCTACCGGCGGGGCTCTGGGACAACCACCTGCACTTGATTTAA
- a CDS encoding lipopolysaccharide kinase InaA family protein → MAVECVAGSHVTPEERFDYFWRQQGEWVEEPNRRRGGESGVQRVTSANGRLLYSKRQTGHIYRSWLHPFGRPTVLRERDALKGLRLLDVRVPELVFCEARRDAEHQWKALLVTSALDGFDEIENWYAAGGRERYGELLHERLLKELAGTLARMHKGRWQHGCLYIKHIFVRVTGEGDSANVEVALLDFEKCRQRLTAYRAASHDMQQLRRHSSWSDSDWAKLSYFYETAFGSAIKGLTK, encoded by the coding sequence ATGGCAGTTGAGTGCGTAGCAGGCAGTCACGTAACTCCCGAAGAAAGGTTCGATTACTTCTGGCGCCAGCAGGGCGAGTGGGTCGAAGAGCCCAATCGTCGGCGCGGCGGTGAAAGTGGTGTGCAGCGGGTGACGAGCGCCAATGGCCGCTTGCTCTACAGCAAACGCCAGACCGGTCATATTTACCGCAGTTGGCTGCATCCCTTCGGTCGCCCTACCGTGCTGCGTGAGCGCGACGCTCTCAAGGGTCTGCGTTTGCTCGACGTGCGCGTGCCGGAACTGGTGTTCTGTGAGGCACGCCGTGATGCCGAGCACCAATGGAAGGCATTGTTGGTCACTTCGGCCCTCGACGGCTTCGACGAAATTGAAAACTGGTACGCCGCAGGCGGCCGTGAACGCTACGGCGAGTTGCTGCACGAACGCCTGCTCAAGGAATTGGCCGGCACCCTGGCCCGTATGCACAAAGGGCGCTGGCAGCATGGTTGCCTGTATATCAAGCATATTTTCGTACGGGTGACGGGAGAGGGCGACTCGGCCAACGTCGAGGTAGCCTTGCTGGATTTTGAAAAGTGCCGCCAACGCTTGACCGCCTATCGCGCGGCTTCCCACGATATGCAACAGCTGCGTCGCCATTCGTCGTGGAGCGATAGCGACTGGGCAAAACTGAGCTACTTTTACGAGACGGCGTTTGGCAGCGCTATCAAGGGTTTAACCAAATGA
- a CDS encoding class I SAM-dependent methyltransferase: MSNPIKLEFSEKYDDEHAQEYLLKHQDNLARRLSHKRDEQLARGALAMAGEPGLVLDLPCGAGRFWPLLAEKPNRVIIGADNSASMLKVATVAQPAEVVKRVRPLQTSAFDIDLPDNSVDSIFCMRLLHHIGDPAHRLAILREFQRVTRDSVIISLWVDGNFKAWKRKRLEAQRRKKDEQDGYQNRFVLPAATVEAEFEQAGFRVQESLDFIPLYAMWRVYVLRKR, encoded by the coding sequence ATGTCTAACCCCATCAAGCTCGAATTTTCCGAAAAATACGACGACGAACACGCGCAGGAATATTTGCTCAAGCATCAGGACAATCTCGCGCGCCGCCTGTCCCATAAACGCGACGAGCAATTGGCCCGTGGTGCGCTGGCGATGGCCGGTGAGCCAGGCCTGGTGCTGGATCTGCCGTGCGGCGCCGGGCGCTTCTGGCCGTTACTGGCGGAAAAACCCAACCGCGTGATTATCGGCGCTGACAATTCGGCATCGATGCTCAAGGTCGCAACCGTCGCCCAACCGGCGGAAGTGGTGAAACGGGTACGGCCTTTGCAAACATCTGCTTTCGACATCGATCTGCCTGATAACTCGGTCGACAGCATCTTCTGTATGCGCCTGTTGCACCACATTGGGGATCCGGCGCACCGGTTGGCGATATTGCGGGAATTTCAGCGGGTTACCCGCGACAGCGTGATCATTTCGCTGTGGGTCGACGGCAATTTCAAAGCCTGGAAACGCAAGCGGCTCGAAGCGCAGCGTCGCAAAAAAGATGAGCAGGACGGTTACCAAAACCGGTTTGTGTTACCGGCTGCTACTGTCGAGGCAGAATTTGAGCAGGCCGGGTTCCGTGTTCAGGAATCCCTGGACTTCATACCGCTCTACGCCATGTGGCGGGTGTATGTATTGCGCAAGAGGTAA
- a CDS encoding HAMP domain-containing sensor histidine kinase, with translation MEFKQSLAQRIIIAFALMSALVAGAFAMGIVATVHLVEEKLISAGLGGDLQRLLLMDSVEDWRHRPEPDQLFYFSGGRGDFELPKDLRHLEPGFHEVFRESLSYHAMVEVIDGRRYVLLQDQSDFEERERVLFAVVLVGFVLSLALAVFLGWVLARKVMAPVVRLARQVRHRDQLLGLAPPLAPDYAADEVGELAVAFDATLGRLRQALSREQMFTSDVSHELRTPLMVLASSCELLLENPAIDQRGRNQVQRIARACEEMRELVQTFLMLARAEHNDGAMSPQVTLTQVAEDLLGIWREQIEHKGLELIYHPGNPLDTRYNTTFLHAVMGNLLRNALHYTEQGFIRLTLEPSGFVVEDSGVGIPEEKREAMFEPFVRGSEKRGDGLGLGLSLVQRICENQGWRVSLSTMDPNGCRFHVELGQAKA, from the coding sequence ATGGAGTTTAAGCAAAGCCTTGCCCAGCGGATCATCATTGCCTTTGCGTTGATGAGCGCGTTGGTGGCGGGGGCGTTCGCCATGGGCATCGTTGCGACGGTGCACCTGGTGGAAGAGAAGCTGATCTCAGCGGGCCTGGGCGGCGACCTGCAACGGCTGCTGTTGATGGACAGCGTCGAGGACTGGCGCCACAGGCCCGAACCGGACCAACTGTTTTATTTCAGCGGCGGGCGGGGAGATTTCGAGCTGCCCAAAGACCTTCGGCACCTGGAACCGGGTTTTCACGAGGTGTTTCGCGAGTCGCTCTCTTACCACGCCATGGTCGAAGTGATCGACGGCCGGCGTTATGTGCTGCTGCAGGATCAAAGCGATTTCGAAGAACGTGAGCGCGTGCTGTTTGCCGTGGTGCTGGTGGGCTTCGTGCTCAGCTTGGCGCTGGCGGTGTTCCTGGGCTGGGTACTGGCACGCAAAGTGATGGCGCCGGTGGTGCGTCTGGCCCGCCAGGTGCGCCATCGCGACCAGTTGCTGGGCCTGGCGCCGCCGCTGGCGCCGGACTACGCGGCCGATGAAGTAGGTGAGCTGGCCGTGGCCTTCGATGCCACGCTGGGGCGACTGCGCCAGGCCTTGTCCCGCGAGCAGATGTTCACCAGTGATGTGAGCCACGAACTGCGCACGCCCTTGATGGTGCTGGCCAGTTCCTGCGAACTGTTGCTGGAAAACCCGGCCATCGATCAGCGCGGGCGCAATCAAGTGCAACGCATTGCCCGCGCCTGTGAAGAGATGCGCGAGCTGGTGCAGACCTTCCTGATGCTGGCTCGCGCCGAACACAACGACGGGGCGATGTCGCCCCAGGTGACCCTTACCCAGGTGGCCGAGGACCTGCTTGGCATCTGGCGTGAGCAGATCGAACACAAGGGCCTGGAACTGATCTACCACCCCGGCAACCCCCTGGACACACGCTACAACACCACCTTCCTGCACGCGGTGATGGGCAACCTGCTGCGCAACGCCCTGCATTACACCGAGCAAGGGTTTATTCGCCTGACCCTTGAGCCAAGTGGGTTTGTGGTGGAAGACAGTGGCGTCGGCATTCCCGAAGAAAAACGCGAAGCGATGTTCGAGCCATTCGTACGCGGTAGCGAGAAGCGCGGTGATGGCCTGGGCCTGGGGTTGTCGTTGGTGCAGCGCATTTGCGAGAACCAGGGATGGCGCGTCAGCCTCAGTACCATGGACCCCAACGGTTGCCGCTTTCACGTGGAATTAGGTCAGGCCAAGGCCTGA
- the colR gene encoding response regulator transcription factor: MRILLVEDNRDILANLADYLGLKGYTVDCAQDGLSGLHLAATEHYDLIVLDIMLPGIDGYTLCKRLREDARRDTPVIMLTARDQLDDRLQGFKSGADDYLLKPFALSELAARIEAVLRRAQGGGRRALQVADLHYDLDTLEVTREGRLLKLNPVGLKLLAVLMQKSPHVLRREILEEALWGDDCPDSDSLRSHVHQLRQVIDKPFAKPLLHTVHGVGYRLAEGRDGV; this comes from the coding sequence ATGCGAATTTTATTGGTTGAAGACAACCGCGATATTTTGGCCAATCTGGCGGATTATTTGGGGCTCAAGGGCTACACCGTCGACTGTGCGCAGGACGGCTTGTCCGGCCTGCACCTGGCGGCCACCGAGCATTACGACCTGATCGTGCTCGACATCATGCTGCCGGGTATCGATGGCTACACCCTGTGCAAGCGTCTGCGTGAAGACGCTCGCCGCGACACGCCGGTGATCATGCTCACCGCTCGCGACCAGTTGGACGACCGGCTGCAGGGCTTCAAGTCCGGCGCCGACGATTACCTGCTCAAACCCTTTGCTCTCTCGGAGCTGGCAGCGCGCATCGAAGCGGTGCTGCGCCGTGCTCAGGGTGGCGGGCGCCGTGCCCTGCAAGTCGCCGACCTGCATTACGACCTCGACACCCTGGAAGTGACCCGCGAAGGGCGCCTGCTCAAGCTCAACCCGGTCGGTCTCAAGCTGCTCGCCGTACTGATGCAAAAAAGTCCCCATGTGCTGCGCCGGGAAATCCTCGAGGAAGCGCTGTGGGGCGATGATTGCCCGGACAGCGACAGCCTGCGCAGCCACGTTCATCAATTGCGCCAAGTGATCGACAAGCCCTTTGCCAAGCCGTTGCTGCACACGGTGCACGGTGTGGGCTACCGCCTGGCCGAGGGACGTGATGGAGTTTAA